tgatggaaagtaactgagtacatttacacAAGTGCTGTACTTCTGCTTAATACTACATTTtaaaggcaaatattgtacttttactccactatatGTGAGTTTCTTTGCCAATTACAAGCTGCCCTTTGAGCtcaacagcacatttttaagaaCTTCAGTGTCACTAAACATACAAGACAAGATGTAATAGATTGTGATATAGCGTGGTTAATTGTCTCTAAAATAAACCTAAAAACACCACACTTCTCAGACAATGGAGGTGAAAAAGTACACCGTAGTGCTTTTTTAGCAGTAATAAGTACTGACAGATATGTGTGTTATAATACTTAATGAAGATTTACCAAATGGTTAAAAATCCCACTGATCACTTGTACCAGTAATGTATTTGAGTTAAAGGAACACCAAAACACTAAATCATAATCAACTCAACCATTATTTGATCTAAGACGTCACACGTTGTCACATTTCTGAATTTCAGAATATTGTTggataaagaaacagaaatgctttAGAAGTTTGCCTTATATTTATTGCTTTCTTGTCTCTTTCTCCactcttttcatttctgaacaccaaaaacacaaagtggtCCTGCCCCGAAATCACAAACACGGGTCATGAATCACCTTTAGACACAAATTTACATTACTGAAAGCTTTGATGTTGAATTCGTAGAAATATTATAATAACATTGAAGGAGGTTCTTATTGAATATAAGGCTCATATGTGCTGTTAACTGTAGCTAATCAACACTTTACTTCACCGATGGGTGAGAGGATCACTTACTCAGCTTACTGAAAGACAGCTGACCACAACCAGCTGGTCCCGTTGCCTTCCATCCTTCTCATCTGGTCTGTATCTTCTCAGTCATGATGGAGATCCAGGATGCCGATCCTCAGTCTCCCAGATCACCGTCTCTTGCAGACAGGTTGATGCGGTGTATCTAAAGAGAGATATTACAACACAGTGAGGGGATGCCAGAATATCCTGTTAGTGAAGGCCGGACCCTGAGGGAACAGAGTCCTTGTGACTTCCTTCGCAGTTCCACGGCTGCCTCTTCATACTTACCTGCATACTACCTTGCAGCAGGTCAACCGGTCAATTCGTGCTAGAGTACAAGTGTGAAAGTTAGAAAGGTGTGCAGGCCTCACACAGCCTCTGACCTGCTCACCTGTTTCCATGACAGTCTTATTgacatgcgtgcgtgtgtgcatgcgttaACGCGAGTGAGCAGACGCAGAATGAGATTCATCAtattgagctgctgcagcatcaaacCGTCAGGTGTGTCTCTGTCATTGACATCATGACTTATGATTACACTGTGGACCTTCAGTGGTCAGGTGCAGAAGCCACTTTGAGACAACAGCTTTGCAAGATACCAATTGTTTTATACTCTTGCTGTCACAATACTGGAATTTCTATGATagacacaataaaacatgtgataTCGATATCCAATACCAATTCACACAACATGGAGGGCATAACATTTTGGATCTTATAGATAAATATAACAAGGTTCTTGTACTGTGCGTTGAGTTATGGAGGCCTGTGTCCAcctgtttaaaaaatgcaaaaaaataataattctagTCATATTTAAGAGATTGAAAGTCTTAATTATGTGATAGAAATGTATAATTTTCTAAATTTGGTGCTTTGAAAAGGCATAATCTTTATAAAAGGTTGTAAATGTGAGataaaaattcatatttttaaatgaattaaattttGAGATAAAAGAGTTCAAGAGTTCTGAATTTTGACATGAAATGTCCTAACTATGAGATAAAATGTCATCAATTTGAGAGGAAAAGGCAAATTTTCACAATTTGGAAGCTAGAATCAAAGAATGTTTCATTGTCAGTTCATTGAGGACAGCACACCAGTGTATCAATGCTGCGGGAAAAGAGTATTTAAACTGTTCAGAATATCCAgaatatatatatcttttttttttgacaacactaTCCCCACACCACATACAACTTTGttgtcacagaaacatcaacacACGCGGGAAAGTCTGATCATCATTTATTCCTGCTTAAAGTACAGTATGTCATACAGGTTGTCCTGAAAAGTGACTTTTGAGAGCAACGACTTTAACAAAAGGATTGTCAAAGAACAGCTTACACTAAGTGAAAAATTAGACTGTAAATCAGGACTTCAGAGCATCTGATTCTGAAGGGAACGGCTCTCTAACAACGTTGATTCTGAGAGGAGGAGCCGAGGCAGGTCGCTCCGCCTCCGTCAGGTGCAGGATTAGTACAGGTCCTTGTCCGAGTCTTCCTGCCTGATGCGCAAGATGACCAGGTCCCCCAGCAGGACCATGCACCATCTGTCACGGTGTCTGTGGAGTAACAGTCAGAGGGTTTCAAGATGATCTTAAATATAGCAAAAAGTCAGAATTTATCCAAGTTCAGGGAGttacacacaaagaaataaacaacttCCTACCAGAGATGATTTGAATGTGCGCTTTTAACATAGGACAAGAGTCTCACCTCTCCTGTGAGTCTCTTCACAGGCGTCACCCATGTAGCCTGCTTTACAGTTGCATTTACAGGTAGTGCCTTGGAAGACAGGGATGCCGTTGTTCCTGCAGTGGACGCAGCGACAGGAGTCGAACTGCTGCAGATACTCATCAAAGGCCCTCTGCAAGTTGGCCAGTCTGGCGCCCACATGCTCAACGGCTGTGCTGAAGCGCACTAGCTCATAAATTGGCATGGTCTGGATCATCGGGggggaaaagacagagacaggaagaggaaatagGGAAAAGTTCATGAAAAGAACTACACCAGCAAAGGCACAGAAGCAGCACATAAAATGAGGAGGTAATGataacttgtgttttgttcacCTCAGATTCGACGAGTGTTGGGTTGTACTTGAGGGTCGCTCCCCAGTTCTTGTATGTTTCAGGGTTCCTGATAGCCAACAGGCCACTGCTGCTGTCCACGACGCCCCCCTTCACAAGAGTGATAATGTCCTCAACCACAGCAGAACTAGAGGGCCTTTCTATGTTGCATACGGAGAGAAGAGAATCACATTTGTAATACAAACTGAATTAATGCAACAAACCATTACATCATGTGACATGGAAATTAGAGCTATTTAACTTAAATTCAGTTTCAAACAAAAGGTATCACGAGGATCTCAGGTATGCGCTGCCAATGGAATTTCGTTGTCTCACCTTCTTTATACTTTCCCTTCTTAGTGCACCAATTCGGACCCACTCTGAGATTCATGTCTACGTAGCTGCTGAGGGGAATGCCTAAGCCAATAGAGGCGCCAAAGCATGAACCAGCCTGTTCACCCTCCACCTCTGGCGGGgttcaggaggagaaacacaagatGGTTACTTTACGTGACATTTCCTGTTAGATTATATTGATTAACAAATTGGAAAGTTTCACCGTACTTGATCTTGCCATTAACGTTTTGTTGACAACCACAACATATTCAAGGGTCCCTCCCATAGTTCCCCCCGTGACGTAGTGAGTGCCAAATGTGTTGAAGAAGCTGGAGTACATCCCAAAGTCGTACTGCTCGGGGAGCTCCATCAGTGAAATGTAGAAATCTTCGTGAAGCATCAGCTTATCCATTCTCATTTTGAAGTGGGCTGTTTGTATTTTGGACCACAGCCGAACGAACCCCAAGTCCTGTGGACGAAAAGGTTTCCTAGAGTTTTTACAGAGtaaagtcatttttcttttttcagcgGTATTTGTAGTGCGTTTTCAGAATGGTAGCTAGGCCTAAtgataatttttaaaaacattattttatgccaaataaataataataacacttgATACCAAAACACTACTAGACACAACTCAAAATGTTTGGAAAGACACTGTCTGGctgtttggcaaaaaaaaaaaaaaaaaaaaaaaaactgacaacagGGGAATACCGCTAGCTTTTACCCTGTCCAAAGGTAACTAAATCTATGCTAGCAAGTGTTACAGCTCAGTGATAAACACGTTATATCTGGTTCAATCTGCTAAACTGATGTTGTATGTAACTGTGTCTGTAAATGAGTGAgctgttttgttacatttggacAGAGCCAAGGTTAGCTGTTTTCcccattttcagtttttatactaagctaagctaagctaagctaagctaaccgctAACCAGCTGCTAGTGGTTGTTCTatatttaacagacagacatgagagtgcACGCAAGACCTGTTgtcagtcttaatgctaagaCCTTTAGTGAAGCGTAAAGGCCGAAAGctgagggaaacagctagcattaGCTCTGTCCGAATGTAATTTACCAGCTCAATAATAAACAcgttatttattgttttgataaTTTTGCACAGATATTGACAGGACGCCGTCTTCTGACAGGACCAGGCTACCCGTTTCTCCTTGTTTCCAATCTTTACGCTAAGCTAACCTAACCGGCTGCTGGATTGCTTTGAAGTTAATTGATAGACATGAAAGGGTATCAAtatcatctaactctcagcaaaaaGCAATCAAGCATGTTatacaaaactgttttgtaaaatatatatatatatatatatatatatatatatatatatatatatatatatatatatatatataccaataaaacatgttaactTGTGGGTCAGTAGGTCTTACCTGGCTGTTATGCTTCGTTAGGTTCCGGAGAAATTCAGATTCCTCACCTCCACGTAATCCCCCTTCAACATAATAGATCCCAACTGTGACGCCCAGGTTGAAAGAATTCATTTCTTTCCTCGCTTTCAGCATGCTCATCATATCGTCGTAGTATTCACTTGAGCCCTCTGACGTAGCCTCAGCCTGTCATGGGttatacattaaaatgtcaaaatgtctcagTTTAAAGCGGCCATTTCTTAAGTTACACAAAGAAGATAAATCATGACATTACGATACCACAAAACGGTAGGTGTGGTAGTTGTAAGGTTTCCTGTAGTTCTTCTCATCTTCATTGTAGTGCAGGTTCTCACAGAATGAGTCATAGCTGAATTTCCTCCATTCGCCATTGTAGACATATTCACACTTTCCTCCAAAGTACTTGGGGTCGAGTACATGATCCACAAATTCTCCTGTCAAGACGTTGTAGCTGGGCAAAGTGGTCAATTCAAGTTGGTCATTAAAGGTGTGAACTTTggttgaaaaacatttcaaatgtcacCAAAATAATCAATAGAATGTGAAGGACATTGATGACAATGTATTCTCTAGCTGCTAGCATGATGCAACACATGTCTAgcccatcctggtccaaagctcccgTGTTAGCGATGCAAACACCATTATTTCCCAAGTGCTTCTAGCCCCCAttctggactgctagctgcatggctaactaagctaactagctaatgcagcaaatgtttgcTACAGTAAgtattcttacatactgcacctttaagtaaagggttagggttatgagATCGAATAAGACATGTaacaagaaaaggaaataatggTGCGATAGGATGACCTGTGAAATAATTTTTCACAGTAGTCTGCGAGCCAAAGAATAAATTGGTATATATTGTGTCCTGATAAATCAAGCCTTTACTTTGCCTTTAAAACCTTTTATGTGAttaaattatcaacaaaaactgaattaataacaaaaaataacaccAGTATGGCTATGCAGTACTCACCCTTGAGTAGCACGTTCAGCTCCAGGGATCGGCATCAGGGTAGAACACTTGTCGTTTCTTTCGATGACGCTTTCACAGCCGTCCTCATCAGAATTATCTTCACAGTCTGCCTCTCCGTTACAGCGAAGAGACTGGCTGATGCAGCGCCCTGTATAGACAGTGAGAGTCTCACTAAGATGTACATGTACCAATCTCACATCACACCTACAGACGGAGAATGTGCAATCTGAGCAGTTGCTGATGGGACTTGCCAGTTTCAATGCAGGTGAAGCTCTTTCCACAGTAATCTGGCACCAGACACTGTGCGGTTGCTTCTGGACATTCCTGCTTCTCCCACAGTGTCTCAGTGCACTCTGTGCCGCCAAACTGCGAGGGCCTCTCCAAGTATCGGAAACGGAACTAAGCCAGACGCAAAGAGAATCAAACTCACTCTGTACGCCCAATCCCTTATATTGTCATTAGAGATACATATAtatccacacaaaaacacatgtaatgTTTTACGTCCAAAGTGGTGGAGCCAAAACCAtgaattcaatatttttttctgtattccACAGAGCTACACAACATTTCATTAAGTAGTGTCTAAAAGATAATAAGAATACTAGTTGAGTATAATCAGTCCTCCCTTTGGACCAAGTGATCTTTTGAATTGATCtgaaatccaaacaaaaaaGACTGCCCACTTTCAACTCAGGTGTTTTTGAAGACTGctgtaaacatttatttgattaaaaaaaaagactttggaGAGATTTACTGAGAAAAACACTACCTTTTTGTCCGTGCAGGAGTCACACGGAGTCCAAGATGACCACCTCCCCATTACACAGTCAACAGGTGTCGGTTTGTTTACAGCTCTGGCCCTCCTTGTCACATTCCCACTGGCCCCCCAAAAACACCCAGTATCATCTCAGTTTGTCTCATAATAATCATGGCGTATGGAATATATTAAATCCCTGCTACCTTGATGATATCATCTGAACGTAAGACGATCTGAAGTAATACTGCACCTGTTTTCAGCCGTTGTCCATGGCCTCCTCGTTGCATTCACAAAAGAGCCAAAATTGATGAACAGAAGTGTGCATAAAGTCAGTGGTATACTGATAAATATCTTCATAGTGAAAATGAGACGCTATTCcttaacattaaaatgcaacatCACAAAACAGCTGTTCTGTAGATCTACCACTGCAGTCTTGACCAACCACAGTGAATGATTGATCAAGAGTAAACACATGCTCTTACAACAGTTGGGAAATCTTTGTCTAACGATCTATAACCCCCATTTCCCATCATCACCCCCTAAAACACTGTATCAACAGTACAAGTACTTCAAGCGCCTTTAAGTGGGACACAAATATTTGCCTTTTTAAGCTACCAATAGCGACATTATtcgttattatcattattacttgTATTagcattttaatgtaaattgaATAGATTAAATGGTTGCATGTAACCTGACAAGTTGCCTACAGTaatgcttttcaaaacatgatgcctacattacccacaatgcaatgtagcCACTGATCACTGGAGGCAATCACTATTAGATTACATttagcttcctctggagacacagcacgctttatactactttttcatGAATGCAACAGTACCCGTAAACACACCATATTGAGTAGAATTTGTGGATTTATCCTTTAACATATGCCGTAGTTTCCGAcgcttctgattggtcagtaAAACAGTATCAGCGGGCACGTTTTCAGGCCACGCGCGGTACGCAGGTGCGTCTTGCGTCTGGCGGCGCCGCTTTCAAATTGTTTGTTGGCTCGACGAAGTTGACGGCGTCCAAGTCAGTTTAGACGGCTTTCCTTGTGTTCAGACGCGCACAGTAATGTTCATACAGAGCTACAATGGAGGAGGTAACTTTTTAACGAttattttctgtctcacttTAGCTTGAGCACCGTTAAGAGGGGAGCTACATTTAGCTAGTTAGCCTTCTTACCGTGCCCCTGTGCTAAGTTAGCCGTTATCTCACGTTTTTACAAGTTCACACAGTTCAAGTCTTCTCAGGCTCATATTGGTTAAAGAGTAGAGTCTAGTATTATCTCGCCAGACAACCACGTCAAAACAACCTGCGAATGAATTTCTTATGTGGTTCCCGCAGCCTATAGGCATTGCATTTTAAAAGGTTTAGCAGCATCATCTTTTCTGAGAACCAGTGTACCTGTTATTCTGGTTAACCCAAATACCTCAATGTCAATAATAATTAGTTCATTGGTAAATAGTTTTGTTTACAAAATTAAAACGTAAAACTGTCCCTCACTATTGTTTAAATGcacaaatgaattattttttttgcctgacAGTGCAAAcctgaaacaacacattcaCTTTGTTTGCAAGCATTAAAGATGAAGGAGACCAATCAGTATTCATATTTGTAAAGCTGGAACCAGAGCCATTCTTAAAGAACGACTCAAAATGATTGATTATCTgaacagttaatgtttctggGAAAGAGCTGTTCAAAGACAAATTCCATTCACCCAAATTGTATCATGGTTGAAGCAGAAGTTATTTCAAACCCTCACCATGTCAAACCACAACTATATCTGCATCCTAACAAGTTGACCACAAGAGACTGAGTGAGTTGCTTGTAATTTAGGTTAACCAACTGTTTAATTATGTTGTGTCAGCGTTGGGTTTTGGCTCCCTAAATTAACCATCTTGAGTAAATTGTCTGTGAAAGTAACAGACATCTCTATTAATCTAATGattgatgatatttttttttttctggagggacTGATCAGCTTCCAAGCTCTGAGGGCCAAGTTTCAGGAAGAAGCCCTCCTGGCTCATTCCAAAACCAGTAGACCAGCTGTGGCAGAGAAGCCCAaacaccttcctcctcctggggGTCACTGCAGCTCCGTGGTTAGCAGTATTAATATTGCTGTAGAAAACAAGACACCAGTGGTTCCCCGGGTCATCTTCAGAGATGGGCTGCGTTCATCTGGCGACAAGCAACCGATTTTCCTTCCACCACAGCCTGAGCAGACCTCCCCCACATCCCCGCTTCCTAATGGAGACAGCACAACTAGGCAGTCCCTCAAAGACCGACACATGCCTCTGGTGCTTCCTATCCTGCCTGTTAAAGAGCAGAAGACAGAACCACCAGCCAGGAAGGAGCATAAACTGGAACCAGAGCCACGGAAAGAAGTCCTGCCACAAACTAAGATCAAGAAAAAAGGTTTGCTGCTTCCTTTCAAGTCGGCCAAAGCATCAAAAGTCAgctcagaaaacagagaggagccTACATATGCTGATTTGACCACCAGACCTTCCAGTGCTCCCGGTGAGTTACCCCcggtggaaaaacaaaccacagaagaTGGGATTTATCTCCAGAGTGTCCAGTCAACCACAGATTTCCTCCACTCAAGCCCAGATATCTCAAACACTCCTCCTTCTGCAGACTCAAGCGTTGACTCGGACAACAAAATCATTAGCACCTTGGAACGTGCCAAGAAAAAGTTCTCACGCAGGCAGATGTTGATCTCTGCCAAACCTAAGAGCTTGCGTTCCCCTGACTACATCTCAAGAGACAAGGTGTTCCCTTCACCGCCAAAGAACAATGAAAGTTTTGAATCAGAGCTACCTGTACCCCCACCAGTGTGTCTCCCACACCTGGCTTGTATTTCAGCTCGGCCTTTCTTCAAAGCCAACACTGCAAGCAGTAAGTTACATTTAGTGCTAAACTGTTTTATTCCACATCAgactttttctgattttctgaatttttcagatacattttctaAAGCATATATGATACTGTATTTCCCGATGGCTAGGGCCTGTGTTGGATAAGCATATTGGCAGGGATAAGGCTGAACCTCCCTCTGTCAAGACCGGGGAACCTCATCCACCCCCTGTTCCTCCAAAGAAACCTCTACCTGACCTGACCTCACTGGGGACATCGTCACTGAAGCCTACTAGACCCCCTTTTGTAGATCTCAGCTGTTACTATCTACCCTCAGCTTTCGGTATGTTGACttgcattcatgttttttcttttttgtgtgtgagtctgcatgtgtttgtcagtaGGACAAAAATTGCCTCCTGAAAAAAACAGGTACATgcacaaattattttttacttgCCTTGGCAGAATAAATGCCATATATCTCAAAGTCCAGTAGGTGGTAGTAAATTTCAATAGTGGCAAAACATAGCCAACTGTAGAAATACGATCTCTCCATGTGGCAATGCAATACTGTGGTGACCCATGATATAGAGACATTGACTAAAGATTACGGCTCCGACAAGATGGGAGCTCAGAGGGGACCAAGGGGAATTCTAGGAAACTAGTTTTTGGTCGGCTGGCTTTACTGTCTGTTTAGCCTATGTTACACATATCATGCAATTGAATGTACTTTTACTCACAGCCATACTTGAGTGAAAGACATCTTGTTAGAATATTACTGTGGTGAAAGGGAAACCATACAAAAAGTTCTGTATTGGTTTACTGGCatgtttacatgtatgtataactGTATACAATGGATCGACTGATGAAGGTGAGGTCTGCTGAGGCCGTCATGCAGGCTATGACCGCCACTGTATACAGGATGCCAAGTCAACTTACACACAAgtgacatatttttaaaaaaggtgcagaCAGGACACTATCAGCCTTCATAGCAGAGCATAGTGTGCATGTgatttacaaacaaacaaataaaaaaagtgtgttttctgccaTTGTTAATGAAGGATATACCATATGGTTATTTAAGATGTATGTCAGGTAGTTATATATGGCCAGTATACCCTCTAATATTAAaggccatttaaaaaaaatagttggcCAAGCTTTGTCTGGAAAAGCTTGATAATACTGTAATTGACcatgacagaggtgaagaattgtggtcagtgtttttgtttgtgaatgcTTTATTTGAATGTAATTGCAGATGAATTAcactggctctgatgcagcatgcaatctgtaAAGTCACTAGTAAgcaaagttatcaaataaatgtgattggggaaaaaaaaataggtgaaGTATACTTAAGTACGAGTATGTCAAAATTGCACTTtaatacagtacttgagtaaatgtacttgaatGTATTCCATCACTGCTTACTGACATTAAAATGAGAATTGCCTGCAATAAACTGCAGATATATTAAGAGcaaatttcaaaatgtgtgcTTCACAAGAACAAGCAGTAGTATTGAGTTTGCACTTGCGGATTGGCCTCAGAGGAGGTAAATGCTGTTCTAGCCCTACCCTGCCCCTCTAGGTCCActtttgtttcccctctttTGTGGCTTACTTGGGCTGTATTATTTGTGCTGCAGTTTACATTATTCTTATTTGTGGTAAAGTTAAACATCTGTTCAAGTGCTGATTTTGGTTTCTTATTATAGAGGTGTCTCCAGGTCTTAGCCAGGCACCAAGTGAAGAGCCAGAGTCCGAGCCTCGATCATCTGTACTCGACGCCCCAGAGTTTCCCGAATTTGAGATCTCAGAGATGGAAACAGCAGAGGGTGACGCTGTTGACATTGGTGCACTAGAACTGGAGGCCTTACACATAGTCAGCACTGACCTTCCTGTACCAGATGACTGTGGGGTCTCCGATTTTGAGCATTCACTACCTGACCTGTCAGGGTGTGACCCTGTAGAGCCCCATATGAGCTCTGGGATCCAAGATGTGGACCTTGGCAGTGACAACATAATACCCCTTGA
Above is a window of Acanthopagrus latus isolate v.2019 chromosome 21, fAcaLat1.1, whole genome shotgun sequence DNA encoding:
- the si:ch211-188c16.1 gene encoding FYN-binding protein 1 isoform X5, whose product is MEEEGLISFQALRAKFQEEALLAHSKTSRPAVAEKPKHLPPPGGHCSSVVSSINIAVENKTPVVPRVIFRDGLRSSGDKQPIFLPPQPEQTSPTSPLPNGDSTTRQSLKDRHMPLVLPILPVKEQKTEPPARKEHKLEPEPRKEVLPQTKIKKKGLLLPFKSAKASKVSSENREEPTYADLTTRPSSAPGELPPVEKQTTEDGIYLQSVQSTTDFLHSSPDISNTPPSADSSVDSDNKIISTLERAKKKFSRRQMLISAKPKSLRSPDYISRDKVFPSPPKNNESFESELPVPPPVCLPHLACISARPFFKANTASRPVLDKHIGRDKAEPPSVKTGEPHPPPVPPKKPLPDLTSLGTSSLKPTRPPFVDLSCYYLPSAFEVSPGLSQAPSEEPESEPRSSVLDAPEFPEFEISEMETAEGDAVDIGALELEALHIVSTDLPVPDDCGVSDFEHSLPDLSGCDPVEPHMSSGIQDVDLGSDNIIPLDLASFPAPINLSEFPGPAVPELWSQSEEASLDPQSNSQADETNLEIAELQSASHDTDNSYPVAVDDGIQPHPSVCQQDSYYEACDNVYEDVENIHKFTLGQNSRKRKGGLKNPYADNHHMREEACLNIWPRNPWGSVLGEHTHSARTHVLYKGSQSPSSADHKERKKREKHRLEKEKKEQKEREKKENEMKKKFKVTGEEEPMYHAKVMVANKVRKNDLPVKSGDTVGIIRTTCCPKGKWLARDTNHKYGYISVMNVELNIKEMLELGKKAQAAGRGGNMEADTISIGSRSSSHPVLTSSFTDDSEEWACEDETLSPSNESHSFPLQTVSLPEMPCGHEAAQHTLSDANLEDLHTQTRHEALQKLAIFFQHNKDEFGDFPDSGEATPTTLLACC
- the si:ch211-188c16.1 gene encoding FYN-binding protein 1 isoform X3 codes for the protein MEEEGLISFQALRAKFQEEALLAHSKTSRPAVAEKPKHLPPPGGHCSSVVSSINIAVENKTPVVPRVIFRDGLRSSGDKQPIFLPPQPEQTSPTSPLPNGDSTTRQSLKDRHMPLVLPILPVKEQKTEPPARKEHKLEPEPRKEVLPQTKIKKKGLLLPFKSAKASKVSSENREEPTYADLTTRPSSAPGELPPVEKQTTEDGIYLQSVQSTTDFLHSSPDISNTPPSADSSVDSDNKIISTLERAKKKFSRRQMLISAKPKSLRSPDYISRDKVFPSPPKNNESFESELPVPPPVCLPHLACISARPFFKANTASRPVLDKHIGRDKAEPPSVKTGEPHPPPVPPKKPLPDLTSLGTSSLKPTRPPFVDLSCYYLPSAFEVSPGLSQAPSEEPESEPRSSVLDAPEFPEFEISEMETAEGDAVDIGALELEALHIVSTDLPVPDDCGVSDFEHSLPDLSGCDPVEPHMSSGIQDVDLGSDNIIPLDLASFPAPINLSEFPGPAVPELWSQSEEASLDPQSNSQADETNLEIAELQSASHDTDNSYPVAVDDGIQPHPSVCQQDSYYEACDNVYEDVENIHKFTLGQNSRKRKGGLKNPYADNHHMREEACLNIWPRNPWGSVLGEHTHSARTHVLYKGSQSPSSADHKERKKREKHRLEKEKKEQKEREKKENEMKKKFKVTGEEEPMYHAKVMVANKVRKNDLPVKSGDTVGIIRTTCCPKGKWLARDTNHKYGYISVMNVELNIKEMLELGKKAQAAGRGGNMEADTISIGSRSSSHPVLTSSFTDDSEEWACEDETLSPSNESHFPLQTVSLPEMPCGHEAAQHTLSDANLEDLHTQTRHEALQKLAIFFQHNKDEFGDFPDSGEATPTTAETPNFLHAVEEPPYPEQEVDFTELELLPPPPLYADIF
- the si:ch211-188c16.1 gene encoding phosphatase and actin regulator 4-A isoform X6; protein product: MEEEGLISFQALRAKFQEEALLAHSKTSRPAVAEKPKHLPPPGGHCSSVVSSINIAVENKTPVVPRVIFRDGLRSSGDKQPIFLPPQPEQTSPTSPLPNGDSTTRQSLKDRHMPLVLPILPVKEQKTEPPARKEHKLEPEPRKEVLPQTKIKKKGLLLPFKSAKASKVSSENREEPTYADLTTRPSSAPGELPPVEKQTTEDGIYLQSVQSTTDFLHSSPDISNTPPSADSSVDSDNKIISTLERAKKKFSRRQMLISAKPKSLRSPDYISRDKVFPSPPKNNESFESELPVPPPVCLPHLACISARPFFKANTASRPVLDKHIGRDKAEPPSVKTGEPHPPPVPPKKPLPDLTSLGTSSLKPTRPPFVDLSCYYLPSAFEVSPGLSQAPSEEPESEPRSSVLDAPEFPEFEISEMETAEGDAVDIGALELEALHIVSTDLPVPDDCGVSDFEHSLPDLSGCDPVEPHMSSGIQDVDLGSDNIIPLDLASFPAPINLSEFPGPAVPELWSQSEEASLDPQSNSQADETNLEIAELQSASHDTDNSYPVAVDDGIQPHPSKGSQSPSSADHKERKKREKHRLEKEKKEQKEREKKENEMKKKFKVTGEEEPMYHAKVMVANKVRKNDLPVKSGDTVGIIRTTCCPKGKWLARDTNHKYGYISVMNVELNIKEMLELGKKAQAAGRGGNMEADTISIGSRSSSHPVLTSSFTDDSEEWACEDETLSPSNESHSFPLQTVSLPEMPCGHEAAQHTLSDANLEDLHTQTRHEALQKLAIFFQHNKDEFGDFPDSGEATPTTAETPNFLHAVEEPPYPEQEVDFTELELLPPPPLYADIF
- the si:ch211-188c16.1 gene encoding FYN-binding protein 1 isoform X1, encoding MEEEGLISFQALRAKFQEEALLAHSKTSRPAVAEKPKHLPPPGGHCSSVVSSINIAVENKTPVVPRVIFRDGLRSSGDKQPIFLPPQPEQTSPTSPLPNGDSTTRQSLKDRHMPLVLPILPVKEQKTEPPARKEHKLEPEPRKEVLPQTKIKKKGLLLPFKSAKASKVSSENREEPTYADLTTRPSSAPGELPPVEKQTTEDGIYLQSVQSTTDFLHSSPDISNTPPSADSSVDSDNKIISTLERAKKKFSRRQMLISAKPKSLRSPDYISRDKVFPSPPKNNESFESELPVPPPVCLPHLACISARPFFKANTASRPVLDKHIGRDKAEPPSVKTGEPHPPPVPPKKPLPDLTSLGTSSLKPTRPPFVDLSCYYLPSAFEVSPGLSQAPSEEPESEPRSSVLDAPEFPEFEISEMETAEGDAVDIGALELEALHIVSTDLPVPDDCGVSDFEHSLPDLSGCDPVEPHMSSGIQDVDLGSDNIIPLDLASFPAPINLSEFPGPAVPELWSQSEEASLDPQSNSQADETNLEIAELQSASHDTDNSYPVAVDDGIQPHPSVCQQDSYYEACDNVYEDVENIHKFTLGQNSRKRKGGLKNPYADNHHMREEACLNIWPRNPWGSVLGEHTHSARTHVLYKGSQSPSSADHKERKKREKHRLEKEKKEQKEREKKENEMKKKFKVTGEEEPMYHAKVMVANKVRKNDLPVKSGDTVGIIRTTCCPKGKWLARDTNHKYGYISVMNVELNIKEMLELGKKAQAAGRGGNMEADTISIGSRSSSHPVLTSSFTDDSEEWACEDETLSPSNESHSFPLQTVSLPEMPCGHEAAQHTLSDANLEDLHTQTRHEALQKLAIFFQHNKDEFGDFPDSGEATPTTAETPNFLHAVEEPPYPEQEVDFTELELLPPPPLYADIF